AAAGTATCATTTGAATCATATTTTTCAATTAATTCAATCTTTTTATTTCTTATTACGGGCTTTAAAATAGAGATTGTTTTTTCACATATTGTTTTTACAGAAATCTCTTTTTTATTTTTTACTGGCTTATAAAAGTTTCTAAAATCATCAATTGTTGTAGATAAAACATTAATTAAATCTTCAATATTCTCAAAGTTTTCTTTTAGAAAATTTTTAAACTCTTCTTGCTCTTTTTTTATTTCTAAGTTGAATTTATTTAAAAGAATTTTTAACTTTATATCTGTTACCATAGAGTTTATTGTTGCAAGAGGTTGTCTCCATTGATGTGCAATCATCGAAATCATCTCTCCCATTTGGGCAAGTTTTGATTGGTGAAGCATTAATTGATCTTTTTCTCTATTTTTTAATACTTCTTCTTCAACTCTTTCTTCAAGTGAGTTATTAAGTTCTTTTAGTTGATTTCTTCTTTCATAAAGCTCATTTGTCATCTTATAGAAGTTATTAGCTAAAGTATCTATCTCTTTGATATTTGTTTCCTCAGGTTTGCTGATTCTTTTTTCTGCATCAAAATGATGAGTTTCTTTTGCTAATAAAGAGATAGGATTTGCAATTAGATTAGTTATCTCTTTTATTTTTCTACTTAAAAACATAAAAAACAGTAAATAAAATAATATCATCCCAAAGATAGCTATAAAACCAATTTTTTTTGATATTTGGTCTAATTCATTTACTGGTTCAAAAACTTTTTCTTTATCTACAAAAATAAATAGTTTCCAGTTTGTTTGTTCAATTTTAGATTGAGTAATAATATATTCATGTTCATTTATAGTTGTAAAAGCTAAATTTTGTTCATCATTTTTAAACTCTTGAAAATATTTTTTTAGTTTTTCATTTTTATAAATATTAAATTCATCTGGTTTTAGATTTGTATCATTTATCACTTTTTCATAATTATGAGAAGTAAGTTCTTTTATATTTAAGATTTTTTCAATCTCTTTAGGCATAGCAAGGATTAAGCCATCTTCTCCCACTAACATAGCAGAAGCATTCCAAGGAAGATTTAAATTTAAAACATTTTTAACAAACTTATCAATAGTTACATCAAGCCCTGTAACACCTTCTAAAAAATCATTGTTATAAATAGGAACAATACAACTTACCATCCAACCTTGACCTGCTGGGTCTAAATAAGCACTTGTCCATTTTGTTTTTCGTTGGGGATTATGTTTTTCATCTGCTTCATAATAGAAATTATAGTTTTGCATTTTTATATCAGCAGGATATTGAGAATATACATTTTCTATGAAAGGATAAAGTCTATTCATTTGGTCATAACTATTAAAATATGCAGCAACAATTAGTTCATTACTATCAACTAAATATTTTAGTTGTTCATCAAAAGCCTCTGTAAAAATGGCTTTTTCTCTTTGCTCTTTGCCTATTTTAGTAGTTGCACCATATAAAAGACTTGCTCCACCATTATTATTTACTTTATAAAAAGTATTATTATCAGCAAATGCAAATTCAGGAGCAATACTATTTTTTAAAAATCTCTCTTTATTTTTAAATATCAGTTGTTGTTTATATTGTGCCATATAAGCAAAGTCACTTATCTCTCTTAATTGATAGTTAATCTCTTGAGTCTCTTTTTTTGATCTAGTAATCAAATTTGTTTTTATCTCTTCAGAAAGAAGTGTTTTACTATTATTAACCATATACTTGCTAATACCAAAATATAAAACTAAAAGAGTAACTTCAATTACGATAAGAGGTACTAAAGCTGTCTTAAAATATGTATTATAAAGAATAGATTTTAGAGTTGATACTTTTTTCATTAAATCTCTTCTAAGGGTTTACTTAAATAATAACCTTGAAATTCATCAATTCCTATTTTTAAAAGTTTTTCATAAATACTTTCAGATAAGACAAATTCAGCTACAGTTTTTATATTGGTCTCTTTAGCAAAAGTAATTACAGCTTTAACAATGGCAAAAGATTTATAGTTATAATTTATCTCTTTAATTAAAGAGCCATCAATTTTTACATAATCAAAATCCATATTGATTATTTGACTTAAGTTTGAATAACCTGTTCCAAAATCATCTAAAGCGATTGAAACACCATATTTTCTAAATCTTTTAATAAACCTATCAATAATAGTATAGTCTTCAATTTCATATGTTTCTAATAGTTCAAAAACAAATCTTTTTCCTAAAGAGGCATCTTTTATAAATTTATCTTCTAAATAATCACAAAATGTTTTACTTAAAATATCTTCATATGAGATATTAAATGAAAATTTCTTATCACATTTTTCCATTACTTTAAATACTTTTTCAAGCATTAAGAAATTTAATCTATCAAATTCATTTATACTAATAGCAATATCTATAAACTCATTTGGGTAGTAGATTTTATCTTCAGCATTTGATTTTATTCTCATTAAGATTTCATATTTTATAATCTCTTTATTTCTATTATAAATTGGCTGATAAACAGGAAAAACACTGTTCTCTTTTATTGCCATTGAAATAACTTCTTTAATTTTAAGATTTACAAGGTCATTATCTTTTGTATCTATCTCTTTTGTATAAATTTTATATTTTTGATTATGGTTTTTTGCATATTTTAAAGCCATTTTTGCAGTTGAAATAAGGTTTTCTTGTTGTTCACAACTTGCTCCAATGCTATATGAAAAAATACTTTCATCAAGTTTTTCAATTAAATTATTTTTTTCTTTTTCTAAATTTTGGCTAAATAAATATGCAAATTTATTTGTTCCTTTTCTATAAAGAGAATTTTTTTCACTAATTTTATTTTTAATTGTGTCTATTAACTCTTTTAAGATCTCATCACTTTTATCAATCCCATAAATTGATTGAATATTTTCTAAGTTTGTAAGTTCAATTATTAGTAGATTTTTGTGATTTGTCTCTTTTATATCTTTATGAAGAGCATGAATATTTTTTAATTTTGTAATATTATCTATTTCACTTAGTTGTAAATGTGTCTTTTCTAAATCTATTTTTTCATGTATCTCTTTTGCAGTTTTTTCTAAAACTTCAAAAAATCTATCGGTACTAACTGGTTTTTGAATAAAATATTTAATACCTAATTCAATCAATGACTCTAATTTTTCAGAATCATTATAAGCTGAAATAATTAGTATCATTTGCTTTTTATTGATTTTCAAAATCTCTTTTGAAAGTTCAATTCCACTCATATATGGCATGTTTATATCAGAAATAACTAAATCATAAGTTTGATTACAGTTATTCTCTTCCACATATTTTTCAAAAGCTTTTTTACTATTAGTATATGCATCAACCTTTTTAAAGATACTGTTTAAGATTGAAGTATTTACCTCATTTAACTTTTCGTCATCTTCAACATAAAGCACTTTTAAGTTTTCGCATAACTTTATTAGTTCATTTATATTACACATTTCTTTCATAATTATATTATATACTAAAAAAGTATCTAAATAGTATTAAAAATGATAATAGAAATTTTATTTTATTATCAATGTTTATATACAATACATAAAATAAAAAATTATAAAAGGAAAATATAAATGTCAACAAAAAATAGTGTACTAATCTCAATTGGTTTTATAATAGGATTATCAATTATGGCATTGATTTTAAGTAAAGGTTTTATCTCATATAAAGAGTTAGACCGTACAGTTACAGTAAAAGGTTTAGCACAAGAAGAGGTTAAAGCTGATTTAGTTATTTGGCCAATAAAATTTATAAAAGCTTCAAATGATAATACAGAGCTTTATAAAGAGTTAGAAGATGACACAAAAAAGATTTTAGAATTTTTAAAAGGTATTGGTTTTAATGATAGTGAATTAACAGTATTAGCTCCTTCCGTAAATGATAAGTTTGCACAAAGTTATGGAGGAAGTGACAGAATTAAATTTAGATATAGTGGTTTTAATAAAGTAGTTGTATATTCTAATAATATAGATTTAGCAAGAGATGCGATGAAAAAACTTAGTAAACTTGGAAAAGAGGGAATCACTTTTTTACAAGATGATTATGATACAAGAGTTGAGTATATGTTTACAAAACTTAATGAAATTAAACCTAAAATGGTTGAAAAAGCAACACAAAGTGCTAGAGATACAGCTCTTAAGTTTGCACAAGATTCAAGTAGTAATTTAGGAAAAATAAAAAAAGCCTCACAAGGACAATTCTCAATTAGTTCAAGAGATAAAAATACAGAGCATATTAAAAGAATTAGAGTTGTTTCAACAGTTGAGTATTATTTAGTAGATTAATTTTATTCCTGACTTTAATAGTAGATATTATACCATTGTGTCACATTTTTAAATGGAGACCCAATGCAAAAACTACTATTAATTGATAATTCTATAGTTATAATAAATGTTTTAAAAGACTTATTTGCAAAAAAAAATGATTATGAAGTTTTTGTTGCAAAAAGTTTAGAAGAGGCAAAAAATTTAATGAATTTTCATAAATTTTTTGTTTCTATTTCAAATTTAGTATTGCCTGATGCTTTAAATGGGGAATTACTAAGTCTTTTGAAAGCTAACCAAATCCCAACAATTGTACTAACTTCAAAAATTGATTCTGAGACTATTTCAAAAATTAAAAGAAATGAAGTTATTGATTACATTTCTAAAGAATCAATCTATGAACTACAAAAAGCTTATCGTTTAGCAAATCTACTTTTATATATAAAAAATATGGAAGTTCTTATTGTAGATGATTCTGCCACAGTAATTTCTCAATTAAAAAATAGTTTGGAAACTTTACTTTTAAATGTAAATATTGCAAATAGTGGAAAATCTGCTTTAAAAGAGCTAGAAAAAAATCAAAAAATCTCTTTAATAATTACAGACTATCATATGGATGAAATGAATGGTTTAGAATTTATAAAAAAAGTAAGAAAAGGAAATATAAATAATACTCTTCCAATCTTAGTGATGACTTCTGATAATAGTAACGAATTAAAAGTTGATTTATATAAAAATGGAGCAACAGATTTTTTAGTAAAACCTTTATTAGTAGAGGAGTTAAAAGCTAAAATTTTTGATATTTTTTTAAATATGAAGCAGATAACAGATATTCAAAAATTTACAGAAATTATTGATAAAAATGTAATTATTTCTTCAACTGATGCAAATGGAACAATAACAAAAGTCTCAGAAGCTTTTTGTAAAATCTCTGGTTATACAAAAGAAGAACTAATTGGACAAAATCATAAAATAGTTAGACATCCAAGTATGTCTACTAAATTTTATGATGAGTTATGGAATACAATTACTTCTGGAAAAGTATGGAAAGGTGAAATTAAAAATATTTCAAAAAATAAAGAATCATATTGGGTATATGTAGTAATTGAACCAGTTTTTGATAATAAAGGTAATATCTCAGGATTTACTTCAATAAGAGAAGATATTACAGATAAGAAAAAAATTTATGAACTATCAATTACTGATGGTTTAACTTCTCTTTTTAATAGACGATATTTCAATGATAGTGCTACAGTTTATATGCAAAATTGTTTAAGAGATAATGCCTATTTCGGTTTTTTAATTTTAGATATTGATAATTTTAAAAAATATAATGATACTTACGGGCATCAAAAAGGTGATACAGTCTTAAAAAAAGTTGCCGATGCTATAAAAGAAGTCTTTAAAAGAGAAGAGGATTTAGTCTTTAGATTAGGTGGAGAAGAGTTCGGTATTTTAATTAGTGCTAAGAAAGAAGATGATATAAAACTACTTGCTGAAAAAGCTAGAAAAAGTATAGAGTCTTTAGGAATTGAGCATAAAAATAATAAACCTTATTCTGTTGTAACTGCTTCATTTGGATTAACAATTTTAAAAGATGTAAATAAGCATATTGATGAAGTTTATAGTTTAAGTGATGAATTACTATATAAAGCAAAAGAAAGAGGAAGAAATCAAGTTTTTTTTGCTCCATAAACTCTACACAAAACTATGCTAAAATTGCAAAAATATAAAATTGGAGTTTTTTTGATGCAAAATAAAAAAGTTGTATTAATTACGATAGTTGCTCTATTAGCACTATTTTTAGTTGCTGGATATGTTTATAAAAATAAGCAATCTGAAGAGTATGCAAATATTTCAAAAAGTGAAGCCTTAGTTTTCCAACGACCTTATTCTGTTGTTATTGGAAATGAAGATGCAAAAGTTCAACTTGTAGAGTTCTTTGACCCAGCTTGTGGTACTTGTGCACAATTTCATCCTTATGTAAAAGATATTATGAAAGAGAATGAAGGGAAAATCAAATTAGTATTAAGATATGCACCTTTTCATCAAAATTCAGATTATGCAGTAAAAATGCTTGAAGGTGCTAGAGAGCAAGGTTTATTTATGGAAGCTTTAGAGTTTATGTTTGCTACACAAGTTTATTGGATAAAAAATCATGTTGTAAATCCTAAACAATTATGGGCATTATTAGCAAATGTAAAAGGTTTAGATATGGAAAAATTAGCTGCTTTTATGAATAATAATAAAACAGCTGATGAGATAATCGCACAAGATTTAAAAGATGCAGAGACTTTAAAAGCTGATAAGACTCCATCATATTTTGTAAATGGGAAACCTTTACAAGAGTTTGGATTAGAGAACTTAAAAAAACTAATCAATTCTGAACTATAAAACTACTATTTCAAATACTTTATGATTCTAAATCATAAAGTATTTAGAAAACTTCTATGACTTGGCTTCTTTAACCCATTTTCAATAAATTTTAGATAATATATTTAAAAAACTATAAACTATGGATTTTTAATGATTGTAAATATTTCCCTACCAGATAATACAAAGTATGATATTACTATTGATACCTTAAAAAAACAATATTTTGACAGAAAAGTTGTTATTGTAACTAACCCTACTGTAAGCTCTTTGCATTTAGATTATTTAAAAGAAAAAATTTCAGCAAAAGAGTTATCTGTTGTAACTGTTCCAGATGGAGAACAGTATAAGAATATGGAGACTATTGAAGCTATTTTAGAACACTGCTTTGAACATAAATTAAATAGAAACTCACTTCTTATAGCTTTTGGTGGTGGAGTTATTGGTGATATGACAGGTTTTGCTGCTTCAATTTATCAAAGAGGAATTGATTTTATTCAAGTTCCAACAACTCTTCTTTCACAAGTTGATGCAAGTGTTGGTGGTAAAACAGGAGTAAATAATAAATATGGGAAAAACCTAATTGGTGCATTTCATCAACCAATTGCGGTAAATATTGACCCACATTTTTTAACTACTCTTCCTAAAAGAGAGTTTGGTGCGGGAATTGCTGAGATTGTTAAGATGGCAGTAACTTTTAATAAAGATTTCTTCCAATGGCTGGAGAAAAATAATCTAAATGATGAAAAAAATATAAAAACTGCAATTGCAAAATCTGTAGAGACTAAAGCTTGGGTTGTATCTCAAGATGAAAAAGAGAGAGGCTTAAGGGCAGCTCTTAATTATGGACACACTTTTGGGCATGTTATTGAAAATGAAACAAACTATAATACTTATTTACACGGCGAAGCTGTAGGTATTGGAATGGTTATGGCTAATGAGTTAGCTAAGAAAATTGGATATATGAGTGAAGGTGAAACTTTAAGAGTAAAACATCTATTAGAAAAATATGATATTCCAACTAGCTATAAAATAGAAGATGTAGAAGATTTTTATGAACATTTTTTCTTAGATAAAAAATCATTAGATAATAGAATTAAATTTATAGTTCCAAAGGGAATAGGGGATTGTGAAATCACAGATTTGATTTCAAAAGAGAATGTAATTGAAGTATTAAAAGGGTTTTCAAATTGAAAAATATACTAAAACTACTATTAGTAACTTTAGTTTTATCTTTTGCTTGTGCACAAGAAAAAAAGCCTGTTGCAAATAAATTAGCCGATATTGAAGCAATTGAAGAGAAAAGATTAAAAGAGATTGAAGAAGAGAAACAAAAGCAAAAGTTAGAAGAGGAAAAAAGAGCTAAGATTACTGAGATTAAAAATAAGATTGACTCTATTGATTCTGAATTAAGAAATAATATTTTATTAAAAAGATATAGTAACTACGATGCTTATAGAAGAATTTCTACAGAATTAGATGATTTAAAAGAGAGTGTAATTAAAGTAAATCCTAAAGATGAAGATAGACTTTACCAATTAAACAACAAAATAAGAATTAAAGAAAATGAGCTTGAATTAATTTCTGAATATAGAGGTTCTCCTATTGGTGCACTTATAAACCCACCAGAAATAGAGAGTTATGAATCTATTTCTAATCCTTTTGGAATTATTAATGCTCTTTCATATATTAAAAAACTTGAAAATAATAAAAAACAATTTTTATCAATTGAAGATAGAATCACTGAATTAACAAATTTACTTGATGAAAAGCTTTATGCTTATGTTGAGTTATATAATCTTGACCCAAAACCTGAATATAAAGAGGAAATAAACTTTTTAGATAAAGAGAAAAAAGATTTCCATATGGTACTTGAAATTGTATCTACAACAGAAGAGGTTTATACAAGAAAGATTGAGCAAGTTATTTTAGAGACAAAATCACAAATCTCTAATCAAGTAGAAAAGATATTTAATATCGCAATGATTATTGTTTCTTTATTTATCATTACATTTTTAATTAAACTTGCACTTAAAAAATATTTCTCACAAAATGAAAACTATTATATGACAAATAAAGTAATCAACTTCTTTGTTGTATTTTTTGTTGTGATTGTTATTTTATTCTCATATATTGACAATGTATCTTATGTAGTGACAATCTTAGGATTTGCATCTGCGGGTATTGCTATTGCTTTAAAAGATTGGTTTATGTCAATTTTTGGATGGATGGTAATTGTTACATCTGGTTCGATTCATGTAGGAGATAGAATTAAAGTTACAAGAAATGGACTTGAAGTGGTTGGAGATGTATTAGATATCTCTTTATTTAAAATCACTATTAGAGAAGATATTACTTTAACTTCATATACAACAAATAGAAGAACAGGAAGAATTTTCTTTATTCCAAATAACTATATTTTCTCTGAAATGATTGCAAACTATACTCACTCAGGACTTAGAACAGTTTGGGATGGTATTGATATTACAATTACTTTTGATTCAAACCATAAAAAAGCTCAGCATATTGCAAAAGAGATTTTAAAACACTACTCAAAAGGATATACTGATATTACAAGAAAACAGTTATCAAAAATGAGAAGTAAATATCAGCTAAGAGCAACTGGAGTTGAACCTAGAGTTTATACTTTTGTTGAATCTTACGGTATTGTAATTTCTGCTTGGTATTTAACTAACTCATATGCAGCTTTAGTTTTAAGAAGTACAATGTCTCCTGAGATACTTGAAGCCTTTATGAAAGAGGATGATATTCATATTGCATATCCTACTCAAACAGTTAATTCAAGTACTGGAACAAGAACTCCACCAATTGATTTACCGAGTATTTAATGATGCAGTTTAGTACAAATAAACAAAAAGTATATTTCAAAACTTTTGGATGTAGAACAAATGTTTTTGATACTCAAGTTATGATGAGTAGATTAAAAGATTTTGAAATTACTCAAGATGAAAAGCAAGCAGATATTGTAGTTATTAACTCTTGTACAGTTACAAATAGTGCAGACTCAACAGCAAGAGGTTATATAAACTCTTTAAACAAGTTTGAAAAACCACCAAGGGTTATTTTTACAGGTTGTGGAGTTTGGACAAAGGGTGAAAATCTATTTAAAGACAATAAAATTGATTCACTTTTTGGGCATAGTGAAAAAGAGAATATCAATGAACTTCTAAAAAAAGAAGAGAGATTCTTTGATGCTGGAGATTTAGACCATATTGATGATACTATAGTTGAAGAGTTTATTGGAAAAAGTAGGGCATTTATAAAAATACAAGAAGGCTGTGATTTTAGATGCTCTTATTGTATTATTCCTTATGTTAGAGGAGATGCTAGGTCTTACAAAGAAGATAAAATTTTAGAACAAGTTTCAACACTAGCTTCTAATGGTTTTGGAGAGTTTATTCTTACTGGAACTAATGTTGGTTCTTATGGAAAAAAACAACACACTTCTTTAGCAAAACTTCTTAAAAAAATGGCACAGATTAAAGGTGTTAGAAGAATTAGAATGGGAAGTATTGAACCTATTCAAATTGATGATGAATTTAAAGAACTTATCAATGAACCTTTTATGGCAAAGCATCTACATATTGCCTTACAACACACTTCTAAAACGATGTTAAAAATTATGAATAGAAGAAATAAAGTTTTATCAGATTTAGAACTTTTTGAATTTTTAAAAGATAATGGTTATGCTTTAGGAACAGATTTTATTGTAGGTCATCCTGGAGAAACAGAAGAGATATGGAAAGAAGCAGTTGAAAACTTACATAGATTTCCTTTAACTCATGTACATGCTTTTACTTATTCAAAAAGAGATGGAACACCAAGTGCAACAATGAGTGGGGAAGTTCATGGTAATATTGCTAAACAAAGATATAATGAATTAACTCAAATTATAAAACAGAAGAATTTAGACTTTAGACTAAATAATAAAGAGCCTTTAGATGTCTTAATTGAATCATATAAAGATGGAAAATATCATGGGCTTGATCAACACTTCAACCAAATAGAGGTTGAAAGTAATGCAGATTTAGTTGGTGATTGGATAACAATTGAAAACTACGAAGCAAAAGAAGATAAAAATGTGGCAAAATTCTAATAATAAAAAAAATAATCTACTAGATAAAAATATTAAGTTGATGGCAATTTCTGCCGTTGTTTTAATTGTACTTTTTTTATATACTTTATATAAAAGTAGTGCGCATATAGAATCAGGTTCTTACTATTTTGGAATAATCTTTTTACTATTTTTATTAGCCTTTGCAGTATTTGCAAGAATTAAACAAGATAAAATCCAAAAGTTTTTAAATAAAAATAGAAAAGAGAATGAAAATAGTTTCTCTTCTGAGTTAGAACAAGCAAAGCAGACTTCATCAAACAATGAAGTACCAGAGGCAAGTTCAATTAAAGCAGTTACTTCAAATGTAAGTTTTAATGATGTTGCAGGTATTAAAGAGGTAAAAGCTGAACTTGAAGAGATAGTTGATTTTTTAAATAAACCAAGCAAATATTTAAAACATGGAGTTAAACTTCCAAAGGGTGTTTTACTTGTAGGACCTCCAGGCGTTGGAAAAACTCTGATTGCAAGAGCAGTAGCTGGAGAAGCTGATGTTCCATTTTTTTATCAAAGTGGAGCTAGTTTTGTTCAAATTTATGTGGGAATGGGAGCAAAGAAAGTTCGTGAACTTTTTATGCAAGCTAAATTAAATGCTCCTTCAATTGTTTTTATTGATGAGATAGATGCAATTGGTAAAAAAAGAGATGGTAAAAACAATGATGAAAGAGAATCAACTTTAAATGAACTTCTAACACAAATGGATGGTTTTGAAGGAGATTCAGGAGTAATTGTTATTGCTGCTACAAATAAGATAGAAGTATTAGATGAAGCTCTTTTAAGAGCAGGAAGATTTGATAGAAGAGTATTTGTAAACTTACCTAATATTGAAGATAGAAAAAAGATTTTAGAACTATATTTAAATAAAAAACATTATGAATTCAATTTAGATAATCTAGCTCAAGAGACTTCAGGTTTCTCTTCTGCTGCACTTTCTACACTTATAAATGAAGCTTTATTAAATATGATAAAAAGAGAATCAAAAGTTGTAGAGCAAGTAGATATTGATACTGCAAAAACTAAAATTGAGTTTGGGAAAAAACAGACTCTTCTTTTAGATGAAAAGCAAAAAGAAATTCTAGCAATCTATCAAGCAAGTAAAGCCTATATCACTAAAACAAAGGTAGCTTTATTTGATGAAAAAGTACAAACTTTAGACTCTATTTATCCTTCATATAATGAGTTAATTGAAAATATAAAAAGATATCTTTGTGGTTCAATTGCAGTAGAAGTTATCAAAAATGAGAAGTATGCAATTAATTCAGAGGATTTAAAAAAGGCATATGAAATTGCTCAAAAGATGAAAGATGATTATAAGATGGTAGCTACACCTCAAAATATAATTGATGAAGTATCTAACTCTTTACGGTCAATTATTTCTCAAAATGTAAATGAAATACAGAGATTAAAAGAGCTTATTTTAAAAAATGAGGTAATTTTAGAAGATGAGATTTAAATACTTTTCAGGTTTCTCTTTAGAAAATGAAAAAGAACTTTTTGAAGAGTACTTAATCGAAAATGATTTTACTGTTGCAGGCTTCTCTTATGGTGCTATAAAAGCTTTTGAGTATGCTTTAACTACAAAAGCAAGGGTTGATTTATTACAACTTTTCTCTCCTGCTTTTTTCCAAGTTCGTGATGAGAAATTTAAACGAACACAATTAATGTATTATAAAAAAGATAAAGAAGCTTATAGTAATACTTTTTTGCAAAATGTATCTTTCCCTTCTAAAACTGATATGAAAAACTACTATAAAGAAGCAACAAGTGAAGAGTTAAATGAACTTCTTTCTTATAAATGGGATGAAAAAGATTTAGAGACTCTTTTAGCTAAAGGGACTAAAATAGAGGTTTATTTAGGACAAAAAGATAAAATCATTGATACTACAAGTGCGAAAGATTTTTTTGAAAAATTTGCAACATTATATTATATAAAAGAGAAAGGACATATTTTAAAATGAGTAAAGAAATAGCAAAAATTGGAATTATTACAACTTCAGATAGAGCAAGTAAAGGTATTTATGAAGATATTTCTGGGCGTGCAATTGAAGAGACTATGAATGATTATTTAACTTCACCTTGGGAACCTGTATATAGATGTATTGAGGATGACCAAGAAACAATAGAAAATACATTAAAAGAGCTTGTAGATACAGAAAAATGTTGTTTAGTAGTAACAACTGGTGGAACAGGACCAGCTAAAAGAGATGTAACTCCTGAAGCAACAGAAGCTGTATGTGATAGAATGATGCCAGGTTTTGGAGAACTTATGAGAGCAGAGTCTTTAAAGTTTGTACCAACTGCAATTCTTTCAAGACAAACAGCAGGTTTAAGAGGAAGTTCACTTATTATCAATCTTCCTGGAAAACCAAAATCAATAAGAGAGTGTTTAGATGCAGTTTTTCCTGCAGTTCCTTATTGTATTGATTTAATGGAAGGACCATTTTTAGAGTGTAATGAAGAGGTTATTAAACCTTTTAGACCAAAGGCAAAATAGGTCTTTCTTTTAAGTTCTTAAGTCAAGATAAAAAACTATTTTAAGAGCAATACTGTATAATTGTAAAATTTTTAGGGAGTTTTTATGAAAAAAATAGCACTTTCTGTTCTTTTTGCAATTATTGGTTTTGCTTTAAGTTCTACAGTTTTTAATTTACAACACTCATTTTTAATTGGGATTTTAGTACTTTTAGTTGCCCTTTGGACAAATGAAGGTTTACCTTTAGGTGTAGTTTCTCTTTTACCTATCATTCTTTTTCCTAGTTTTGATATTTTAAGTACAAATGAAACTGCTTCAAATTATTCAAAATCTATTATATTCCTATTTTTAGGTGGGTTTATGATAGCAATTGCAACTCAAAAAAC
This sequence is a window from Halarcobacter bivalviorum. Protein-coding genes within it:
- a CDS encoding sensor histidine kinase, translated to MKKVSTLKSILYNTYFKTALVPLIVIEVTLLVLYFGISKYMVNNSKTLLSEEIKTNLITRSKKETQEINYQLREISDFAYMAQYKQQLIFKNKERFLKNSIAPEFAFADNNTFYKVNNNGGASLLYGATTKIGKEQREKAIFTEAFDEQLKYLVDSNELIVAAYFNSYDQMNRLYPFIENVYSQYPADIKMQNYNFYYEADEKHNPQRKTKWTSAYLDPAGQGWMVSCIVPIYNNDFLEGVTGLDVTIDKFVKNVLNLNLPWNASAMLVGEDGLILAMPKEIEKILNIKELTSHNYEKVINDTNLKPDEFNIYKNEKLKKYFQEFKNDEQNLAFTTINEHEYIITQSKIEQTNWKLFIFVDKEKVFEPVNELDQISKKIGFIAIFGMILFYLLFFMFLSRKIKEITNLIANPISLLAKETHHFDAEKRISKPEETNIKEIDTLANNFYKMTNELYERRNQLKELNNSLEERVEEEVLKNREKDQLMLHQSKLAQMGEMISMIAHQWRQPLATINSMVTDIKLKILLNKFNLEIKKEQEEFKNFLKENFENIEDLINVLSTTIDDFRNFYKPVKNKKEISVKTICEKTISILKPVIRNKKIELIEKYDSNDTFRLYENELIQVLLNIIKNAIDNFEINNIENKTIEIETINSEKSFKIIITDNGGGIASSIKDKIFEPYFSTKDDKNGTGLGLYMSKIIIEQYQKSKLYFENKKDGVSFIIELNKSKL
- a CDS encoding EAL domain-containing protein translates to MKEMCNINELIKLCENLKVLYVEDDEKLNEVNTSILNSIFKKVDAYTNSKKAFEKYVEENNCNQTYDLVISDINMPYMSGIELSKEILKINKKQMILIISAYNDSEKLESLIELGIKYFIQKPVSTDRFFEVLEKTAKEIHEKIDLEKTHLQLSEIDNITKLKNIHALHKDIKETNHKNLLIIELTNLENIQSIYGIDKSDEILKELIDTIKNKISEKNSLYRKGTNKFAYLFSQNLEKEKNNLIEKLDESIFSYSIGASCEQQENLISTAKMALKYAKNHNQKYKIYTKEIDTKDNDLVNLKIKEVISMAIKENSVFPVYQPIYNRNKEIIKYEILMRIKSNAEDKIYYPNEFIDIAISINEFDRLNFLMLEKVFKVMEKCDKKFSFNISYEDILSKTFCDYLEDKFIKDASLGKRFVFELLETYEIEDYTIIDRFIKRFRKYGVSIALDDFGTGYSNLSQIINMDFDYVKIDGSLIKEINYNYKSFAIVKAVITFAKETNIKTVAEFVLSESIYEKLLKIGIDEFQGYYLSKPLEEI
- a CDS encoding SIMPL domain-containing protein, which codes for MSTKNSVLISIGFIIGLSIMALILSKGFISYKELDRTVTVKGLAQEEVKADLVIWPIKFIKASNDNTELYKELEDDTKKILEFLKGIGFNDSELTVLAPSVNDKFAQSYGGSDRIKFRYSGFNKVVVYSNNIDLARDAMKKLSKLGKEGITFLQDDYDTRVEYMFTKLNEIKPKMVEKATQSARDTALKFAQDSSSNLGKIKKASQGQFSISSRDKNTEHIKRIRVVSTVEYYLVD
- a CDS encoding diguanylate cyclase domain-containing protein, which codes for MQKLLLIDNSIVIINVLKDLFAKKNDYEVFVAKSLEEAKNLMNFHKFFVSISNLVLPDALNGELLSLLKANQIPTIVLTSKIDSETISKIKRNEVIDYISKESIYELQKAYRLANLLLYIKNMEVLIVDDSATVISQLKNSLETLLLNVNIANSGKSALKELEKNQKISLIITDYHMDEMNGLEFIKKVRKGNINNTLPILVMTSDNSNELKVDLYKNGATDFLVKPLLVEELKAKIFDIFLNMKQITDIQKFTEIIDKNVIISSTDANGTITKVSEAFCKISGYTKEELIGQNHKIVRHPSMSTKFYDELWNTITSGKVWKGEIKNISKNKESYWVYVVIEPVFDNKGNISGFTSIREDITDKKKIYELSITDGLTSLFNRRYFNDSATVYMQNCLRDNAYFGFLILDIDNFKKYNDTYGHQKGDTVLKKVADAIKEVFKREEDLVFRLGGEEFGILISAKKEDDIKLLAEKARKSIESLGIEHKNNKPYSVVTASFGLTILKDVNKHIDEVYSLSDELLYKAKERGRNQVFFAP
- a CDS encoding DsbA family protein, translating into MQNKKVVLITIVALLALFLVAGYVYKNKQSEEYANISKSEALVFQRPYSVVIGNEDAKVQLVEFFDPACGTCAQFHPYVKDIMKENEGKIKLVLRYAPFHQNSDYAVKMLEGAREQGLFMEALEFMFATQVYWIKNHVVNPKQLWALLANVKGLDMEKLAAFMNNNKTADEIIAQDLKDAETLKADKTPSYFVNGKPLQEFGLENLKKLINSEL